From Methylobacterium radiodurans, a single genomic window includes:
- a CDS encoding FdhF/YdeP family oxidoreductase — MTDQKIEAYTGPAGGWGSAKSLAEILTREQIPASGAAMLMKQNKPDGFMCVSCAWAKPAKPLAFEYCENGAKATAWEQTRRRATPDFFAGHSVTELLTWPDYDLEEQGRLTHPMRYDAQSDRYVPVAWAEAFAEIGRELKGLDPKSVVFYASGRASLETSYMYALLARLYGNNNLPDSSNMCHESTSVALPQSIGVPVGTVRLEDFESTDLILFFGQNVGSNAPRMLHPLQEARRRGVPIITFNPLRERGLERFTNPQAPLEMLTNSSTQISTQYHQVKAGGDLAALTGMCKAILAADRDALDAGRPRIIDVAFVEEHTHGLAEFVRFCDAQHWADLESRSGLKREALEAAASVYMRARSTIGIYGMGLTQHRKGTETVQMLVNLLLLRGNIGRPGAGICPVRGHSNVQGQRTVGISEKPELVPLDKLAEQYGFEPPRQKGLNTVEVCEGVLDGSVRAFIGLGGNFVRAVPDTARMEEAWRGLRLSVQVSTKLNRAHLVRGEIAYILPCLGRIEVDRQASGPQAVSMEDSCSAFHGSRGVSEPVSEHVRSEPWIVAEIAKATLAPNPKVDWDAWVADYAKIRDSIEATYPDKFKDFNKRMFEPGGFYKPLAARDRKWETKTGKANFIVPPGLEADPDMPRSDRSVIDLITLRSNDQFNTTVYGYDDRFRGVKGTRQVLFMNENDLARLGLADGETVDVSTDADDDVARVVRGLRVVRYDIPEGNCGGYYPEMNVLIPLWHHDEQAKTPAAKAIPVRVTPAVPEAATGGA; from the coding sequence ATGACCGACCAGAAGATCGAAGCCTATACGGGCCCGGCGGGCGGATGGGGCTCGGCCAAGTCCCTGGCGGAGATCCTGACGCGGGAGCAGATCCCGGCGTCGGGCGCCGCGATGCTGATGAAGCAGAACAAGCCGGACGGCTTCATGTGCGTCTCGTGCGCCTGGGCCAAGCCCGCCAAGCCCTTGGCCTTCGAGTACTGCGAGAACGGCGCCAAGGCGACCGCCTGGGAGCAGACGAGGCGGCGCGCCACGCCCGACTTCTTCGCCGGGCACAGCGTCACCGAACTCCTCACCTGGCCCGACTACGACCTTGAGGAGCAGGGCCGGCTCACCCACCCGATGCGTTATGATGCGCAGAGCGACCGCTACGTGCCGGTGGCGTGGGCGGAGGCCTTCGCGGAGATTGGCCGGGAACTCAAAGGTCTCGATCCGAAATCGGTGGTCTTCTATGCCTCGGGCCGCGCCTCGCTCGAGACGAGCTACATGTACGCGCTGCTGGCGCGGCTCTACGGCAACAACAACCTGCCCGATTCCTCGAACATGTGCCACGAATCGACCTCCGTGGCCCTGCCGCAATCGATCGGCGTGCCGGTGGGCACGGTGCGGCTGGAGGATTTCGAGTCGACCGACCTGATCCTGTTCTTCGGCCAGAATGTCGGCTCGAACGCGCCGCGGATGCTGCACCCGCTGCAGGAGGCGCGGCGGCGCGGCGTGCCGATCATCACCTTCAACCCGCTGCGCGAGCGGGGGCTCGAGCGGTTCACCAACCCGCAGGCGCCGCTGGAGATGCTGACCAACAGCTCCACGCAGATCTCGACCCAGTACCATCAGGTCAAGGCGGGCGGCGATCTCGCGGCCCTCACCGGGATGTGCAAGGCGATCCTCGCCGCCGACCGCGACGCCCTGGATGCCGGCCGGCCCCGCATCATCGACGTCGCCTTCGTCGAGGAGCACACCCACGGGCTGGCGGAATTCGTGCGCTTCTGCGACGCCCAGCACTGGGCGGATCTGGAGAGCCGCTCGGGCCTGAAGCGCGAGGCGCTGGAGGCGGCGGCCAGCGTCTACATGCGGGCGCGCAGCACCATCGGCATCTACGGCATGGGGCTAACCCAGCACCGCAAGGGCACCGAGACGGTGCAGATGCTGGTCAACCTGCTGCTCTTGCGCGGCAATATCGGCCGGCCCGGCGCCGGCATCTGCCCGGTGCGCGGCCACTCGAACGTGCAGGGCCAGCGCACGGTCGGCATCTCGGAGAAGCCGGAACTGGTGCCCCTCGACAAGCTCGCCGAGCAGTACGGCTTCGAGCCCCCGCGGCAGAAGGGCCTCAACACCGTCGAGGTCTGCGAGGGCGTGCTCGACGGGAGCGTGCGAGCCTTCATCGGGCTGGGCGGCAACTTCGTGCGGGCGGTGCCCGACACCGCCCGGATGGAGGAGGCCTGGCGGGGCTTGCGCCTCTCCGTGCAGGTCTCGACCAAGCTCAACCGGGCGCATCTGGTGCGCGGCGAGATCGCCTACATCCTGCCCTGCCTCGGGCGGATCGAGGTGGACCGGCAGGCGAGCGGCCCGCAGGCGGTCTCGATGGAGGATTCCTGCTCGGCCTTCCACGGTTCGCGCGGCGTGTCCGAGCCGGTGAGCGAGCATGTCCGCTCCGAGCCCTGGATCGTCGCCGAGATCGCCAAGGCGACGCTGGCGCCCAACCCCAAGGTCGACTGGGATGCTTGGGTCGCGGACTACGCGAAAATCCGCGACAGCATCGAGGCGACCTATCCGGACAAGTTTAAGGACTTCAACAAGCGGATGTTCGAGCCCGGCGGCTTCTACAAGCCGCTCGCCGCGCGCGACCGCAAGTGGGAGACGAAGACCGGCAAGGCCAACTTCATCGTGCCGCCGGGCCTGGAGGCGGACCCGGACATGCCGCGCTCCGACCGTTCGGTGATCGACCTGATCACGCTCCGCTCGAACGACCAGTTCAACACCACGGTCTACGGCTACGACGACCGCTTCCGCGGGGTGAAGGGCACGCGCCAGGTGCTGTTCATGAACGAGAACGACCTCGCCCGCCTGGGGCTCGCGGACGGCGAAACCGTCGATGTCAGCACCGATGCCGACGACGACGTCGCTCGCGTCGTGCGTGGATTGCGCGTGGTCCGCTACGACATTCCCGAGGGCAATTGCGGCGGCTACTACCCGGAGATGAACGTGCTGATCCCGCTCTGGCACCACGACGAGCAGGCCAAGACCCCGGCTGCCAAGGCGATCCCGGTGCGCGTCACCCCCGCGGTGCCGGAGGCCGCGACCGGCGGGGCCTGA
- a CDS encoding metallothionein, translating to MASVDVEMVKCACPDCVCVVSVSKAIERDGKAFCCDECAAGHPDHEGCDHAGCACHG from the coding sequence ATGGCGAGCGTCGACGTCGAGATGGTGAAATGCGCCTGTCCGGACTGCGTCTGCGTGGTCTCGGTGTCCAAGGCGATCGAGCGGGACGGCAAGGCCTTCTGCTGCGACGAGTGCGCCGCGGGCCATCCGGACCACGAGGGCTGCGACCACGCCGGCTGCGCCTGCCACGGGTGA